The following proteins are encoded in a genomic region of Candidatus Leptovillus gracilis:
- a CDS encoding polysaccharide biosynthesis tyrosine autokinase encodes MEIRQYIAVLWRWWWLIVMGALAAGAASFLISRAQDPVYEATSILFISEGAANTSTDFSSLQYSERLAQSYVQRLTNYEVLAQAITNLGISLEPGDLKKNTRVSLLNNSQLISLNVEHTDPRIAALLANEIPTVFAERNQAIQLERYANSKANLESELLDLRAELTGIDAALAEAQRNGAAQATIDRLSNQSIQLRDTHTRILQNFEDIRVAEASSLNNIIIDEYARIPDVTVRPRTVTNTLLALIVGGMVAVGAIFLIEYLDDTIADPTSVEQSVGLALLGNISRMQAPEGENCLVMIHEPRSPTAEAYRQLRTNVQYVGVIHELRTMLVTSANMAEGKSTTASNLAVALAQAGHRTLLVDADLRRPSLHRLFDLTNHEGLTNLLLNPDGNDTYFQETNVPDLRVLTSGPLPPFPAELIASERMTRLVAVLAEQADYVIFDSPPVLVVTDAVLLSQITDTTLIVVEAGRTRTQALVDSVQQITAVNGHIAGVLLNKIDARRGNYYYYHNSGYYHEEGLMPASRKMRIAGLFTLSVSSLQFCK; translated from the coding sequence ATGGAAATTCGGCAATATATAGCGGTTCTTTGGCGTTGGTGGTGGCTCATTGTGATGGGGGCGTTGGCTGCCGGGGCAGCCTCTTTCCTGATAAGCCGCGCCCAAGACCCTGTTTACGAAGCCACTTCTATTTTGTTTATTTCTGAGGGCGCAGCCAACACAAGCACAGATTTCAGTTCTCTTCAGTACAGCGAACGTTTGGCGCAATCCTACGTTCAACGGTTGACCAACTATGAGGTCCTGGCGCAGGCCATTACCAATTTGGGGATATCGTTGGAACCGGGTGACCTGAAAAAGAATACCCGTGTTTCTTTGTTGAATAACTCTCAGCTCATCTCCTTGAATGTAGAGCATACCGATCCGCGTATAGCCGCTTTGTTGGCTAATGAGATCCCGACTGTTTTTGCCGAACGAAATCAAGCCATCCAACTGGAACGGTACGCCAATTCTAAGGCTAATCTGGAAAGCGAGCTTCTGGATCTGCGGGCAGAGTTGACGGGCATTGACGCCGCGCTGGCCGAAGCGCAGCGCAATGGCGCGGCGCAGGCTACGATTGACCGCCTTTCTAACCAATCCATTCAACTGCGCGATACCCATACACGCATCCTGCAAAACTTTGAAGATATTCGCGTCGCCGAAGCCAGCAGCCTGAATAACATCATCATTGACGAATATGCCCGCATACCCGACGTGACCGTCCGTCCGCGAACAGTGACCAATACGCTGCTGGCGCTTATTGTTGGGGGGATGGTGGCCGTGGGAGCGATTTTCCTGATTGAGTATCTGGACGATACCATTGCTGATCCAACCAGCGTTGAGCAGTCTGTGGGGCTGGCGCTTTTGGGCAATATTTCGCGGATGCAGGCGCCCGAAGGGGAAAATTGTTTGGTGATGATTCATGAGCCTCGTTCGCCGACGGCCGAAGCGTATCGTCAACTGCGCACCAATGTTCAGTATGTGGGCGTCATCCATGAACTAAGGACTATGTTGGTCACCAGCGCCAATATGGCCGAGGGAAAATCAACCACCGCTTCCAACCTGGCTGTTGCTCTGGCTCAGGCGGGACATCGCACGCTTTTGGTGGACGCCGATCTGCGCCGGCCGTCTTTGCACCGCCTATTTGACCTGACGAACCATGAAGGATTGACCAATTTGCTGTTGAACCCGGACGGCAACGATACCTATTTTCAGGAGACCAATGTGCCGGATCTGCGTGTCCTCACTTCTGGTCCACTGCCGCCTTTTCCGGCTGAACTGATTGCCTCGGAGCGAATGACTCGGCTCGTTGCGGTTTTGGCCGAACAGGCTGATTATGTGATTTTTGACAGCCCGCCGGTTTTGGTGGTAACGGATGCGGTTTTGCTGTCGCAGATCACCGATACGACGCTGATAGTTGTGGAAGCGGGACGGACGCGCACGCAGGCGCTGGTTGACTCGGTGCAGCAGATAACGGCCGTTAATGGTCATATCGCTGGCGTCTTGCTGAACAAGATAGATGCGCGCCGCGGTAATTACTATTACTATCATAACAGTGGTTACTATCACGAAGAGGGGCTTATGCCCGCCAGTCGGAAAATGCGCATCGCCGGTCTGTTTACGCTGTCTGTCTCATCCCTGCAATTTTGCAAGTGA
- a CDS encoding GDP-L-fucose synthase, which translates to MTEQNWPNGRAFWQDKQVIVTGGAGFLGSFVVDKLRQRGAAEVIVPRSADYDLTQLEAIRQLFRDAGYNPQSASRKPQSQIDMVIHLAARVGGIGANRENPATFFYDNLMMGAQLIHESYLHGVPKFVAVGTVCAYPKFAPIPFREEDLWNGYPEETNAPYGLAKKMMLVQSQTYREQYGFNSIFLLPVNLYGPRDNFDLESSHVIPALIRKCLDGQARGDDHMVAWGDGSPTREFLYVADAAEGILLAAERYDGSEPVNLGSAYEISIKELLETIAGLTGFAGRIVWDTSKPNGQPRRKLDTTRARELFGFEAKRPFADGLAETIAWYAQVAGGG; encoded by the coding sequence ATGACGGAACAGAATTGGCCGAACGGCCGTGCTTTTTGGCAAGATAAACAGGTGATTGTGACCGGCGGGGCCGGTTTCCTTGGCTCCTTTGTAGTGGACAAACTGCGCCAGCGTGGCGCGGCGGAGGTCATTGTACCGCGCAGCGCCGACTACGACTTGACCCAACTAGAGGCCATCCGCCAACTGTTCCGCGACGCTGGCTACAATCCCCAATCCGCAAGCCGCAAGCCGCAATCCCAAATTGACATGGTGATTCATCTGGCGGCGCGTGTTGGCGGCATTGGGGCCAATCGAGAGAATCCGGCCACCTTTTTTTATGACAATCTGATGATGGGCGCGCAGCTGATTCACGAGAGCTATCTGCACGGTGTGCCCAAGTTTGTGGCGGTGGGCACAGTGTGCGCTTATCCCAAGTTTGCCCCTATCCCGTTCCGTGAAGAGGATTTGTGGAATGGCTACCCGGAGGAGACCAACGCGCCGTATGGCCTGGCCAAGAAGATGATGCTGGTGCAGAGCCAGACCTACCGCGAGCAGTATGGCTTTAACTCGATTTTTCTGCTGCCGGTGAATCTGTATGGCCCACGCGACAACTTTGACCTGGAGAGCAGCCATGTGATCCCGGCGCTGATCCGCAAATGCCTGGATGGGCAGGCGCGGGGCGATGACCATATGGTGGCCTGGGGTGATGGCTCGCCAACGCGGGAGTTTTTGTACGTGGCGGACGCCGCGGAGGGGATTTTGCTGGCCGCGGAGCGGTATGATGGTTCTGAGCCGGTGAATCTGGGCAGCGCGTATGAAATCAGCATTAAAGAGCTGCTGGAGACGATTGCCGGGTTGACGGGTTTTGCCGGCCGGATTGTCTGGGATACGAGTAAACCGAATGGGCAGCCACGGCGTAAGCTGGATACGACGCGGGCGCGGGAGTTGTTTGGTTTTGAGGCGAAACGGCCGTTTGCCGATGGCCTGGCGGAGACGATTGCCTGGTATGCGCAGGTGGCCGGTGGCGGGTAG
- a CDS encoding transcription/translation regulatory transformer protein RfaH, with translation MMSIRWYALRVKPHKEQFVCQQLQAQSVQFYYPSVRVKPVNPRSATVRPFFPGYLFVQLDIEQEGVDAYRWLPGVHGLVMFGGVPAVVHESLIAEIRGRLQKIEAVGGLTAETFQPGDRVRIVSGPLAGYEAIFDARLPGKERVQVLLAFLSAQPKPVKLDAQHVRKVDGEAG, from the coding sequence ATGATGTCTATACGTTGGTATGCGCTGCGCGTTAAACCGCATAAGGAACAGTTTGTTTGCCAGCAGTTACAGGCGCAGTCGGTACAGTTTTATTACCCGTCTGTGCGGGTGAAGCCTGTCAATCCACGCTCGGCGACGGTACGGCCGTTTTTCCCCGGTTATCTCTTTGTGCAGTTAGATATTGAGCAGGAAGGAGTGGACGCCTATCGCTGGCTGCCGGGCGTGCATGGCCTGGTGATGTTTGGCGGCGTCCCGGCGGTGGTCCATGAATCGTTGATTGCCGAGATACGCGGCCGTTTGCAGAAGATTGAGGCGGTCGGCGGGCTGACAGCGGAAACGTTTCAGCCTGGCGACCGGGTACGGATTGTGTCTGGACCGCTGGCCGGGTATGAGGCGATTTTTGACGCCCGGCTGCCAGGTAAGGAGCGGGTGCAGGTGCTGCTGGCCTTTCTGAGCGCCCAGCCTAAGCCGGTGAAACTGGATGCGCAGCATGTGCGCAAAGTGGATGGCGAAGCTGGTTAG
- a CDS encoding N-acetyltransferase: MNIRIHPTAEVSPKASLGNGSAIWNHVQIRESAVIGRNCVLSKGVYIDFGVQIGDNVKIQNGISVYHGVTLEDGVFCGPHCVFTNDRQPRAINPDGSLKAADDWILSETLVRTGASIGAHATIVCGVTIGRWAMIGAGAVVTKNVPDYGLVYGNPAKLHGFVCPCGAKLERASFKSEQTGNTVLMRCSQCQAEISIPLNEYDQLVK, translated from the coding sequence ATGAATATCCGTATTCATCCCACGGCAGAAGTAAGCCCCAAAGCATCACTCGGCAATGGTTCTGCTATTTGGAACCATGTCCAGATAAGAGAGAGTGCAGTTATTGGTCGGAATTGCGTTCTAAGCAAAGGAGTCTATATTGACTTTGGCGTACAAATTGGCGACAACGTCAAAATCCAGAATGGCATTTCCGTTTACCACGGCGTCACCCTGGAAGATGGCGTATTCTGCGGCCCCCACTGCGTCTTCACCAACGACCGCCAGCCACGGGCCATCAATCCCGATGGTTCGTTAAAAGCGGCTGACGACTGGATATTGAGCGAAACGCTGGTGCGTACCGGCGCTTCTATCGGCGCTCATGCAACCATTGTTTGCGGCGTGACCATCGGTCGTTGGGCCATGATTGGCGCTGGCGCTGTGGTAACGAAAAATGTCCCCGATTACGGGCTTGTTTACGGCAACCCGGCTAAATTGCACGGTTTTGTCTGTCCTTGTGGCGCTAAGTTAGAACGCGCTTCATTTAAATCAGAACAGACTGGCAACACAGTGTTAATGCGCTGTTCCCAATGTCAGGCTGAAATATCTATTCCCCTTAACGAGTATGATCAACTTGTAAAATAA
- a CDS encoding nucleotide sugar dehydrogenase, producing the protein MTTKETLLQKFAAREATIGIIGMGYVGLPEAVAFAEEGFTVLGVDVDGRKVAMLNQGESYVEDVPDSQLRPLVAAGKLRASTDYCDLSQVDAIFICVPTPLRKTKDPDVSYIISATDSIMAAGGGAGKLVVLESTTYPGTTDELILPRLSENGYQVGVDFFLAFSPERIDPGRTDFTFRTTPKVVGGVTADCVAVALALYSTVVDQPVPVSGTATAEMVKLLENTFRAVNIGLVNEVAIMCDRLGLNVWEVVAAADTKPYGFMKFTPGPGLGGHCIPIDPHYLSWKLKTVNYTARFIELASDVNSHMPEYVVDKVGAALNTERKAVNGSQVLVLGVAYKPNVGDVRESPALDVIHLLQERGAVVSYHDPYVADLTHEGFDLQSVDLTADTLAAADCVVIVTDHRDFDYQAIADCAPVIVDTRNALTHRNLTAQGRVVRL; encoded by the coding sequence GTGACTACGAAGGAAACATTATTACAGAAGTTTGCCGCCCGAGAGGCGACGATTGGCATTATTGGCATGGGTTATGTGGGGCTGCCGGAGGCTGTGGCTTTTGCTGAAGAGGGCTTTACCGTATTGGGTGTGGATGTAGACGGCCGTAAAGTCGCCATGTTGAACCAGGGGGAGAGTTATGTGGAGGATGTGCCGGACAGCCAGTTACGGCCGTTGGTGGCCGCCGGCAAACTGCGCGCCAGCACCGATTACTGCGACCTGAGCCAGGTAGACGCTATTTTTATCTGCGTGCCCACGCCGCTGCGTAAAACCAAAGACCCAGACGTTTCTTATATTATCAGCGCCACCGACAGCATCATGGCGGCCGGTGGTGGGGCGGGCAAACTGGTGGTGCTGGAATCCACCACCTATCCTGGCACTACCGATGAGCTGATTCTGCCCCGCCTGAGCGAAAACGGCTATCAGGTGGGTGTGGATTTTTTCCTGGCTTTTTCGCCGGAGCGTATTGATCCCGGCCGGACTGATTTCACCTTCCGCACGACGCCCAAGGTAGTGGGCGGGGTGACGGCCGATTGCGTCGCAGTGGCTCTGGCGCTGTACAGCACGGTGGTAGACCAGCCTGTGCCCGTTTCCGGCACGGCCACGGCCGAAATGGTGAAGCTGCTGGAGAACACCTTCCGCGCCGTGAACATCGGCCTGGTCAACGAAGTGGCGATTATGTGCGACCGCCTGGGGTTGAACGTTTGGGAAGTGGTGGCGGCGGCGGATACCAAGCCATATGGTTTCATGAAATTTACGCCGGGGCCAGGGCTGGGCGGCCATTGCATCCCCATTGATCCTCATTATCTCAGTTGGAAGTTGAAGACGGTGAATTACACCGCCCGCTTTATTGAATTAGCCAGCGACGTGAACAGCCACATGCCGGAATACGTGGTAGACAAGGTCGGCGCGGCGCTGAACACCGAACGCAAGGCTGTCAATGGCAGCCAGGTTTTGGTTCTGGGTGTGGCTTACAAACCCAACGTCGGCGATGTGCGTGAAAGCCCGGCGTTGGATGTCATCCATCTGCTGCAAGAGCGGGGGGCGGTGGTGAGTTACCACGATCCTTACGTGGCCGACCTGACACATGAAGGCTTTGATCTGCAATCGGTGGACCTGACGGCTGACACGCTGGCTGCGGCCGATTGTGTGGTGATTGTGACCGACCATCGGGATTTTGATTATCAGGCCATTGCCGACTGCGCCCCGGTGATTGTGGACACACGCAACGCATTGACCCACCGCAATCTAACGGCGCAAGGGCGTGTGGTCAGGCTGTAG